From the genome of Spinacia oleracea cultivar Varoflay chromosome 2, BTI_SOV_V1, whole genome shotgun sequence, one region includes:
- the LOC110789540 gene encoding rop guanine nucleotide exchange factor 4 isoform X1 encodes MSTGDCRLRLINFCFQGSITEEIMGSSVTDESHDLGYEASSSSFDPNDQSTNSPMSTASFNYCRTSSEMSTDSCSEAASPVRWNPPRAATPPMASPSRLGMKKYMYSIDSGLDELEIIDLELEIMKERFSKLLLGEDMSGGGKGVCTAVTISNAITNLYATIFGNALKLEPMKPEKKMMWKKEMDCLLSVCDYIVEFVPEDGQDLEASELRSCTLHFIHYDRKTKISLHIKILQVMCTRPRTDIQMNLPALRKLDGMLMDILDSFEEKEFWYAEQGNATVNSSRTTSFRKVVTRKDEKWWLPIPCIPPGGLPENGRKHLKHQRDCANQIHKAAMAINSNTLNEMEVPESYIIGLPKSGKSCLGDAIYKYMYNAEYFSPDHLLDTLKINSEHEALDLADRVEASMYTWKRKSGITHSRSWNVMKDYKSSEPDRNDKNHVLAERAESLLFFLKHRFPGLSQTTLDTCKIQYNRDVGQAILESYSRVLEGFAFNVAAWVDDVLSADRLMKNQEQ; translated from the exons ATGTCTACTGGGGACTGCAGGTTAAGGTTAATAAATTTTTGTTTCCAAGGAAGTATAACAGAAGAAATCATGGGGAGTTCAGTAACAGATGAGAGTCATGATTTGGGTTATGAAGCTTCATCATCATCTTTCGATCCCAACGATCAATCGACGAATTCTCCAATGAGCACTGCCTCTTTTAATTACTGCAGAACTAGTTCAGAGATGTCAACTGATAGCTGCTCTGAGGCTGCGTCCCCGGTTAGGTGGAACCCGCCGAGGGCCGCTACCCCTCCTATGGCTTCACCTTCTAGGCTTGGAATGAAGAAGTACATGTATAGCATTGATTCAGGGCTTGATGAATTGGAGATAATAGATTTAG AGCTTGAGATTATGAAAGAAAGATTTTCAAAGCTTCTgctgggtgaagacatgtcaggaGGCGGGAAAGGTGTATGTACTGCGGTCACAATCTCTAATGCTATTACTAATCTCTATG CTACAATATTTGGCAACGCTTTGAAGTTGGAACCTATGAAACCGGAGAAGAAGATGATGTGGAAAAAAGAAATGGATTGTCTTCTCTCAGTTTGTGATTACATTGTGGAGTTTGTTCCTGAAGATGGACAAGATCTCGAGGCAAGTGAGTTACGGAGTTGTACATTACATTTCATACATTATGACAGGAAAACTAAAATTTCATTACATATTAAAATTTTGCAGGTAATGTGTACGAGGCCAAGAACAGATATTCAAATGAACTTACCTGCACTGAGGAAACTTGATGGAATGCTCATG GACATTCTGGACAGTTTCGAGGAGAAAGAATTCTGGTATGCTGAACAAGGCAATGCAACTGTGAATTCATCGAGAACAACCTCATTTAGGAAGGTTGTAACACGGAAAGATGAGAAATGGTGGCTGCCGATCCCCTGTATCCCACCGGGTGGTCTCCCTGAAAATGGCAGGAAACATTTAAAACATCAGCGTGATTGTGCAAATCAGATTCACAAAGCTGCCATGGCCATTAACAGTAATACTCTCAATGAGATGGAAGTACCAGAATCTTACATTATAGGCCTTCCAAAG AGTGGAAAATCTTGCCTAGGAGATGCAATATACAAATACATGTACAACGCAGAGTATTTCTCCCCTGACCACCTCCTTGATACATTGAAGATAAACTCGGAACATGAAGCACTTGACCTTGCTGATAGAGTAGAAGCTTCCATGTACACATGGAAGCGCAAATCTGGAATAACACATTCGAGATCTTGGAATGTGATGAAGGATTACAAGTCGTCAGAGCCAGATAGGAATGACAAGAATCACGTACTTGCAGAAAGAGCTGAAAGTTTGCTGTTTTTCTTGAAGCATAGGTTCCCTGGACTATCACAGACAACATTAGACACATGCAAAATTCAATACAATAGG GACGTTGGGCAAGCAATCTTAGAAAGCTACTCAAGGGTTCTGGAAGGTTTCGCGTTCAATGTTGCTGCTTGGGTTGATGATGTACTCTCTGCAGACAGGTTGATGAAAAACCAAGAACAGTAA
- the LOC110789540 gene encoding rop guanine nucleotide exchange factor 4 isoform X2, which produces MGSSVTDESHDLGYEASSSSFDPNDQSTNSPMSTASFNYCRTSSEMSTDSCSEAASPVRWNPPRAATPPMASPSRLGMKKYMYSIDSGLDELEIIDLELEIMKERFSKLLLGEDMSGGGKGVCTAVTISNAITNLYATIFGNALKLEPMKPEKKMMWKKEMDCLLSVCDYIVEFVPEDGQDLEASELRSCTLHFIHYDRKTKISLHIKILQVMCTRPRTDIQMNLPALRKLDGMLMDILDSFEEKEFWYAEQGNATVNSSRTTSFRKVVTRKDEKWWLPIPCIPPGGLPENGRKHLKHQRDCANQIHKAAMAINSNTLNEMEVPESYIIGLPKSGKSCLGDAIYKYMYNAEYFSPDHLLDTLKINSEHEALDLADRVEASMYTWKRKSGITHSRSWNVMKDYKSSEPDRNDKNHVLAERAESLLFFLKHRFPGLSQTTLDTCKIQYNRDVGQAILESYSRVLEGFAFNVAAWVDDVLSADRLMKNQEQ; this is translated from the exons ATGGGGAGTTCAGTAACAGATGAGAGTCATGATTTGGGTTATGAAGCTTCATCATCATCTTTCGATCCCAACGATCAATCGACGAATTCTCCAATGAGCACTGCCTCTTTTAATTACTGCAGAACTAGTTCAGAGATGTCAACTGATAGCTGCTCTGAGGCTGCGTCCCCGGTTAGGTGGAACCCGCCGAGGGCCGCTACCCCTCCTATGGCTTCACCTTCTAGGCTTGGAATGAAGAAGTACATGTATAGCATTGATTCAGGGCTTGATGAATTGGAGATAATAGATTTAG AGCTTGAGATTATGAAAGAAAGATTTTCAAAGCTTCTgctgggtgaagacatgtcaggaGGCGGGAAAGGTGTATGTACTGCGGTCACAATCTCTAATGCTATTACTAATCTCTATG CTACAATATTTGGCAACGCTTTGAAGTTGGAACCTATGAAACCGGAGAAGAAGATGATGTGGAAAAAAGAAATGGATTGTCTTCTCTCAGTTTGTGATTACATTGTGGAGTTTGTTCCTGAAGATGGACAAGATCTCGAGGCAAGTGAGTTACGGAGTTGTACATTACATTTCATACATTATGACAGGAAAACTAAAATTTCATTACATATTAAAATTTTGCAGGTAATGTGTACGAGGCCAAGAACAGATATTCAAATGAACTTACCTGCACTGAGGAAACTTGATGGAATGCTCATG GACATTCTGGACAGTTTCGAGGAGAAAGAATTCTGGTATGCTGAACAAGGCAATGCAACTGTGAATTCATCGAGAACAACCTCATTTAGGAAGGTTGTAACACGGAAAGATGAGAAATGGTGGCTGCCGATCCCCTGTATCCCACCGGGTGGTCTCCCTGAAAATGGCAGGAAACATTTAAAACATCAGCGTGATTGTGCAAATCAGATTCACAAAGCTGCCATGGCCATTAACAGTAATACTCTCAATGAGATGGAAGTACCAGAATCTTACATTATAGGCCTTCCAAAG AGTGGAAAATCTTGCCTAGGAGATGCAATATACAAATACATGTACAACGCAGAGTATTTCTCCCCTGACCACCTCCTTGATACATTGAAGATAAACTCGGAACATGAAGCACTTGACCTTGCTGATAGAGTAGAAGCTTCCATGTACACATGGAAGCGCAAATCTGGAATAACACATTCGAGATCTTGGAATGTGATGAAGGATTACAAGTCGTCAGAGCCAGATAGGAATGACAAGAATCACGTACTTGCAGAAAGAGCTGAAAGTTTGCTGTTTTTCTTGAAGCATAGGTTCCCTGGACTATCACAGACAACATTAGACACATGCAAAATTCAATACAATAGG GACGTTGGGCAAGCAATCTTAGAAAGCTACTCAAGGGTTCTGGAAGGTTTCGCGTTCAATGTTGCTGCTTGGGTTGATGATGTACTCTCTGCAGACAGGTTGATGAAAAACCAAGAACAGTAA
- the LOC110789540 gene encoding rop guanine nucleotide exchange factor 4 isoform X3: protein MSTGDCRLRLINFCFQGSITEEIMGSSVTDESHDLGYEASSSSFDPNDQSTNSPMSTASFNYCRTSSEMSTDSCSEAASPVRWNPPRAATPPMASPSRLGMKKYMYSIDSGLDELEIIDLELEIMKERFSKLLLGEDMSGGGKGVCTAVTISNAITNLYATIFGNALKLEPMKPEKKMMWKKEMDCLLSVCDYIVEFVPEDGQDLEVMCTRPRTDIQMNLPALRKLDGMLMDILDSFEEKEFWYAEQGNATVNSSRTTSFRKVVTRKDEKWWLPIPCIPPGGLPENGRKHLKHQRDCANQIHKAAMAINSNTLNEMEVPESYIIGLPKSGKSCLGDAIYKYMYNAEYFSPDHLLDTLKINSEHEALDLADRVEASMYTWKRKSGITHSRSWNVMKDYKSSEPDRNDKNHVLAERAESLLFFLKHRFPGLSQTTLDTCKIQYNRDVGQAILESYSRVLEGFAFNVAAWVDDVLSADRLMKNQEQ from the exons ATGTCTACTGGGGACTGCAGGTTAAGGTTAATAAATTTTTGTTTCCAAGGAAGTATAACAGAAGAAATCATGGGGAGTTCAGTAACAGATGAGAGTCATGATTTGGGTTATGAAGCTTCATCATCATCTTTCGATCCCAACGATCAATCGACGAATTCTCCAATGAGCACTGCCTCTTTTAATTACTGCAGAACTAGTTCAGAGATGTCAACTGATAGCTGCTCTGAGGCTGCGTCCCCGGTTAGGTGGAACCCGCCGAGGGCCGCTACCCCTCCTATGGCTTCACCTTCTAGGCTTGGAATGAAGAAGTACATGTATAGCATTGATTCAGGGCTTGATGAATTGGAGATAATAGATTTAG AGCTTGAGATTATGAAAGAAAGATTTTCAAAGCTTCTgctgggtgaagacatgtcaggaGGCGGGAAAGGTGTATGTACTGCGGTCACAATCTCTAATGCTATTACTAATCTCTATG CTACAATATTTGGCAACGCTTTGAAGTTGGAACCTATGAAACCGGAGAAGAAGATGATGTGGAAAAAAGAAATGGATTGTCTTCTCTCAGTTTGTGATTACATTGTGGAGTTTGTTCCTGAAGATGGACAAGATCTCGAG GTAATGTGTACGAGGCCAAGAACAGATATTCAAATGAACTTACCTGCACTGAGGAAACTTGATGGAATGCTCATG GACATTCTGGACAGTTTCGAGGAGAAAGAATTCTGGTATGCTGAACAAGGCAATGCAACTGTGAATTCATCGAGAACAACCTCATTTAGGAAGGTTGTAACACGGAAAGATGAGAAATGGTGGCTGCCGATCCCCTGTATCCCACCGGGTGGTCTCCCTGAAAATGGCAGGAAACATTTAAAACATCAGCGTGATTGTGCAAATCAGATTCACAAAGCTGCCATGGCCATTAACAGTAATACTCTCAATGAGATGGAAGTACCAGAATCTTACATTATAGGCCTTCCAAAG AGTGGAAAATCTTGCCTAGGAGATGCAATATACAAATACATGTACAACGCAGAGTATTTCTCCCCTGACCACCTCCTTGATACATTGAAGATAAACTCGGAACATGAAGCACTTGACCTTGCTGATAGAGTAGAAGCTTCCATGTACACATGGAAGCGCAAATCTGGAATAACACATTCGAGATCTTGGAATGTGATGAAGGATTACAAGTCGTCAGAGCCAGATAGGAATGACAAGAATCACGTACTTGCAGAAAGAGCTGAAAGTTTGCTGTTTTTCTTGAAGCATAGGTTCCCTGGACTATCACAGACAACATTAGACACATGCAAAATTCAATACAATAGG GACGTTGGGCAAGCAATCTTAGAAAGCTACTCAAGGGTTCTGGAAGGTTTCGCGTTCAATGTTGCTGCTTGGGTTGATGATGTACTCTCTGCAGACAGGTTGATGAAAAACCAAGAACAGTAA